The DNA region CAAGTACTTTACTACCAAGGTCAatgtcaccattttttttttcaaattcattaacTTCTTGAGGATATCAAATAGAGAGATAATATTAAAGACGAAGACCAAATCCTGTTTTTTAATTGTAATTATTATATCTTTGCTGGTAACAGTCTCTAATGTCCCATTCAGATTGGCTGAGACTTGCCTTGCCAAGCTTGTGTTTACAAGTTTCTACTTTTGGATGATTCGGCATCATGATATTCAACCTGATATGATATCTGAGTCCAAGTAAACTCATCCTAACTTTTGGAAGAAGGAAGATGAGGCCCCTcctttttttagctcacctgagccaaaggctcaagtgagctattgcaatcgcccttcgtccggcgtccgtcgtgcgtcatccatcgtgcgtaaacttttacatttttatcttcttcttgaaaaccccaagaccgattttcatcaaacttggcaggtagcatccctagggagttaggaactcaatttgttaaaatgggcaccatgccccacccagggggcacccatgggggcccaaaccccccaaaattaaggaatctgtaaaaatcttcttctctagaaccagaagtgatagagctatgttaatactatgagttagtacattgatgactgtagtttcaagtttgttcatggcagaatcaggggtgccccccttgggacccaggggaggggggtggggaggggtcctaatggggcctaaattatacattttcatcttcttcttgagaaccccatgaccaattttcaccaaacttggcaggtagcatccctagggggttaggatctcaatttgttaaaatgggcaccatgccccacccagaggccccaggggggccaaaccccccaaaatgaaggaatctttaaaaatcttctctagaatcagaagttatagagctaagataatactatgagtgagtacattaatgactgtagtttcaagtttgttcatagcaaatccaggggtgccccttttgggggcaggggggggggggggggggttgggaaggtccaaatgggggcctgaattgtacattttcatcttcttcctgaaaacctcatgatggattttcgtcaaacttggcaggtagcatccctagggggtcaggatctcaatttatcaaaatgggcaccatgcccctcccagagggccccagggggcccccaatccccccaaattaaggaatctttaaaaatttcggcccttattgtacattttcatcttctacttgagaagcctggtcaaattttagtagagctgtgagtaatttagattagtgactgcgtgaaaggtgaacttgcgatactcaggtgagcgctagacccgcgggtctcttgttttttttttcatttgccctTCCAGGATACAGTCGATGCAATAGATTTAAAAATGGTTGATCCATTGCACAATGCTATTCGGGTAGTTATATTTCCAGTCATTTTTTAAGAACAGCACAATGTTTAGGCTGAGCAAATGGgaaattttgtctttttatcattttaaaaataaaagaaacaatctttTTCGCTGCTGGCACTGACAAGAaactcataattttttttttttacttggccttaaaaagcaagcaaacaaggaAGGGTACTGACCCAACATTACTGTTGTCAACTTCTTATAGCTGTGTGCACCACATCATAACCAATCAGTTGCTCACTCCACAGGCTCCATTCGGTGAAGGAGAATTCCCAAAGTGTTACCTTCTGCCTGGGCCTGACCGATTACAAACAGTTTCAGACAACCAACTGGGCCAGAAATGCAGACGAGCTGTTACAGCTAGGACTGAAGGACTTTGGCAGCAGCCAGGCCTACATGTCAGATCCCCTGGGAGTTGGGGCGTTTGTGTTGACAGCCGATGAGTTTGTCGTCTTCATTAGGCGGAGTCAGCGAGTTGGGGAGGCGGCGGGATTGTGGGACATACCTGGAGGGCATCCAGAGCCAGgggtactttttttcttctctttcgtcttcctttattctttttttattagtaCAATTATATCTGGGTGATTGTGGATAGAGTTAATACTGTATttgcatatgtgaccgtgcaccacaaatcaaacaaaaagtcgcacccagTGATTTTgtatgaggactgaaaataggtgaaatgggtcaacctaaccaatCTCGAGATTTtcctattttctgaaagagcaaatcttcttctacattatgttaaagtttgggatcataaaacaatcaggaacttgtgttttcagcagtttttctcaaacactttttggtggaatagtgtgattaggtaatTCTCGTAGAGTCTTCTTTTAATTTcctaaaaaccctgtccatactcttcactttcaattccaATAACTTTATAAAGAGTTATGCttctgcattgaaagttggtattattcatctacagaatgtgttgatcaaagcatgctcaatttcagcttaatctgataatcccttcattgttgttgctccgatgGTCAACAccatgttttttgttccattcatcccacagctagcatggcttggtaaagattgaatgcttgaatagaccctgtacttcaaagcctattttctcagttcacactttccagagtgtgtcctttctttccaatttttagataggttaggagagtccatatgaattgagttatacctcattttaaagcttagagtctgctctttcagaatctgtccttaactagAAATCCATgactggtgactttttgttggttttgtggtgcagggtcacatataagtTTGTGCATGTATGCAGATGAAATTCCAAAGTAACTCTCATGATATAATAGAAATGTGCCTTAGTTACCTGCTGTAGTCATGACCTCAGATGCTGAGATTAAAACATGCAGTTCTTggcaagttttgtgaaattgaatacaGACCTGTATCTTAGCTGACAGTGTGTTTAAAACTTTTGGAGTGCTTAAAAAAGTGTTACATATGTCACAACTTCATAGTTAACCGGTAatctttttcttgtgtttgtgcTATGAAGGCTactgttgcacaaaaaaaaaaaaaaaaaaaaagtttcaagtgGACAGTCCATCTTAGATATGtatactctaaaaaaaaaatactttgtcTAGCCATTTATGTGTTCGGGAGGGGAGGGATTTAACCCATTTTTTATATGATCTGACTTTTCTGTGTTTGACAGGAGTTAttgtggagggggaggggtcttGAAATTGGGAATAAGCTTGTAAATCTATGATTGTCATTTTTAATACAGGTCAGTCATGAAAATCAcatattatttttcatccatGATTATTAATACAGTTGAATGTGTGCAGAGTGAAAGAGCCTCATTGTTGAATGGTCTGACAAATTTTGATTCATTGATCCTGTTAATTTCATTTGTAACTTTGCTATTCTTAAAAAATGCCTGCTTCTtaatgaacatatttttttacCCATGAAGGAGGTGAACGGAGGGTCATCCAAGCTGCAAGACATCATCATGGCAAATCTTGATCCATCTGATGTCGTCAAAGAGATCTTCCAGTCAACGCTGAATGAGATTCGCGATGAAGTTAACATTCCACTAGAGCACCTGAGTGAGCCAGTTCTAATGGGTGTGGGAGTGAACCACACCAGCTCTGGGAGACCAAGCTCAGAGTACTTTGTCAAGTTAGTAAAATTGTTTGCGAGAACAAAATCCAATACTATATACGCCGTGTCTccagcaagtctaatttttcaattttcggAACTTCTTAACAATTTCGCAGTGGGTTAAATTCATGCATCGATTCATGCAGGAGCTCCAATACACAGGCCTGCTAAACTAATGCACCTTGTTCAATACTACTGTATGTACTGCATGCcagcacacaaacatacattacaAATTTTGCATGTGCATGTCACATCCATGTCttgatcagagttaatattttcatgtgttgaaTTAGCAAAAGCAGACTTGCAAATTATTGCATTGAGACAGTAGGTTATACAACTACTGTAATGGCTGCCAAACTCTCCATCATGTAGAGCCTCTGTCCTAAAACAAAACTTTCTTTGGAAAATTGAAAGTACAGATGCAATGGAAAATGAtgatttaaagtgaaaacaaagttctggtaagggcttgagaatccgtctggcaccatttcatatttgcttgcaatatatcgaaagagtctacaaagaaacttacctggctgacgcggtttgccggaatgatgagtcgttttggagtattttgagaaaaataataaaagtcggtagaccgacttttattccagaaggctccagactaacctggtctcagggaaaactcaaccctatttcagacaatttacacacagttcgtgatcgccatgttcatcagtactctataatactacgggTTGTACCCACTGTACCAAACACAGAACTaaacgaggccttactgagcaggcaagaaagtgcgtgctaatcctgtacaaaacaaatggacagcgcgcggtcctcaagcctactaatatacgcacatcacctcagttgctgagacgcgcggtctttgaagtttttgttgttgtttatcaatcgtctttgattgtttttagaggtgcttgagaggcgcacactaattttgcatgcgcgccaaagaggtttttgatgcgcgcattgtaacaact from Diadema setosum chromosome 1, eeDiaSeto1, whole genome shotgun sequence includes:
- the LOC140227376 gene encoding uridine diphosphate glucose pyrophosphatase NUDT22-like is translated as MDTDVSLIFTAKSPPGVPKSAVRVVLSEDYNRIILPEHEEHVDEIWNKRLEKNPSLYNGSKFRLHSVKENSQSVTFCLGLTDYKQFQTTNWARNADELLQLGLKDFGSSQAYMSDPLGVGAFVLTADEFVVFIRRSQRVGEAAGLWDIPGGHPEPGEVNGGSSKLQDIIMANLDPSDVVKEIFQSTLNEIRDEVNIPLEHLSEPVLMGVGVNHTSSGRPSSEYFVKCSLSSKEVKRLYHEGGAEADESSSLKLVPLKEIASLSSSSMWNEMSPSGKGCILLYNSLQADVR